The DNA region CAAGCTGCCGAACCATGTCGCCATCCAGATGAACGACACGCACCCGGCCATCGCCGGGCCGGAACTGATCCGTCTTCTGATGGACGATCACGGCGTGCCGTTCGAGGAGGCCGCGCCGATTGCGCGGGAATGCCTGGGCTACACCAACCACACGCTTCTTCCGGAGGCGCTGGAACGGTGGGCGACGTTCACCTTCGGCAACGTCCTGCCGCGGCACATGCAGATCGTCGAGCGCATCGACGCCTGGCACAAGGACGAAAACTATCACCGTCCGCACTACATCGGCATCGTGAAGCATCACGAGGTGCGGATGGGCGAACTCGCGTTCATCATGGCGCACAAGGTGAACGGGGTCTCGGCGCTGCATTCCGAACTGGTGAAGAAGAACCTCTTCCCCGAGTTGAACAAGCTGCACCCCGGCCGCATCATCAACCAGACCAACGGCGTCACGCCCCGGCGCTGGCTGAAGATGTGCAATCGTCCCCTGTCCAGCCTGATCACCGAAACCATCGGGCCGGGCTGGGAGGATGACCTCGACCGCCTCACCGCGCTCGAACCCCATATCAGCGAAAAGGGCTTCCGTGCCCTGTTCGACTCCGCCAAGCGCACGAACAAGATCGCCCTGTCGCACTGGATCAAGGATCATTGCGGACTGACGGTCAGCCCCGATGCCCTGTTCGACGTCCAAGTCAAGCGCATCCACGAATACAAGCGCCAGCTGCTGAACATCCTGGAGACCATCGCGCACTGGCACCAGATCAAGGCCGCGCCCAAGGGCAACTGGGTCCCGCGCGTCAAGATCTTCGGCGGCAAGTCGGCGCCGGGCTATTTCGTCGCCAAGGAGATCATCCATCTCATCAACGACGTGGCGCGCGTGGTGAATGCCGATCCCGAGACGCGGCATTTGCTGACCGTGGTCTATCCGGCGAACTATAACGTGAGCATGGCCGAGCATCTGATTCCGGCCGCCGACCTTTCGGAACAGATCTCAACCGCGGGCAAGGAAGCCTCGGGCACCGGCAACATGAAGTTCATGATGAACGGCGCGCCCACCATTGGCACGCTGGATGGGGCCAACGTGGAGATTCTGGAACAGGTCGGTGCCGAGAACTTCTTCCTGTTTGGCCTGACCGCCGAAGAGGTCATGCGCCGCCGCGAAGACCCCGAACATTCGCGCAAGGCGATCGAGGCAAGTCAGCCTTTGCAGGACGTCTTGCAGATGATTGCCGAGGGTCGCTTCTCTCCCGACCAGCCAGACCGCTATCACGGGCTGGTGCATCGGGTCTGGCACCATGACTATTTCCTCGTCGCCAGCGATTTCGACGCCTATCATGCGGCCCAGGCCCAGGTGGACATCGCCTTCGCCGACCGCGACCGGTGGCTGCGCATGGCGGCGATGAATACGGCCCGGTCGGGCTTCTTCTCGTCCGACCGGACAATCCGCAGCTACATGAAAGACATCTGGTCCGTCACTTCGGCCCTTTAGGGTCGGGGCGGCGGCCCGCACGGGGAGGGTGCGATGACCGACGCGCTGATCGACCGGGAGGCCGCCAAGGCCGTGGCCGAGGCACGCCATGGCGATCCTTTCGCCGTGCTGGGGCCGCACCGCCGTGGCGGAGCCTGGACTGTGACGGCCTTCGTGCCAGGGGCGGAGCGGGTCGAGGTTCTGACCGGCAAGACGAGCAAACCCGTCCCAATGTCCGAGGTTGAGGGAGCGCCAGGCGTGTTCGTCGGTGCGCTGCCGCGCAAGGCCGATTACCGCCTGCGGGCCGAAGGCTTTGGGACGGTCTGGGAATGGGAGGATCCGTTCCGCTTCGGTCCCGTTCTGGGCGAAATGGACGAATACCTTCTGGGCGAAGGCACCCACAAGCGCCTTTGGCAGGTGCTTGGCGCTCACCTGATCACCCACGAGGGTGTCGAGGGTGTGCATTTCGCCGTCTGGGCGCCCAATGCCGAGCGTGTTTCGGTGGTGGGCGACTTCAACATCTGGGATGGCCGGCGCCACCCGATGCGCAGGCGCGGCCCGACAGGGGTGTGGGAGATCTTCGTCCCCGGCCTGGGCGAAGGTCAGACCTACAAATACGAAATCCGCGGTCCAGGAGGCCAGCTTCTGCCGCTGAAGGCCGATCCCGTGGGCTTCGGATCGGAACATCCGCCGGCCAACGCCAGCATGGTCCGACCGATCTCTTGGGCAGATTGGCGCGATGGCGAATGGATGACTCGCAGGGGACTGGCGCAAAATGTCGATGCGCCGATCTCGGTCTATGAGGTTCATCTGGGCAGCTGGAAGCGCGCACCGGGTGACAGGATGCTGAGCTACCTGGAACTGGCCGAACAACTGGTCGACTATGTCGCCGAGATGGGCTTTACCCACATCGAATGCCTGCCGGTGTCGGAATATCCCTTCGACGGATCCTGGGGCTATCAGCCGGTTGGCATGTTCGCGCCCACCGTGCGTCACGGCACCCCGCGCGAGTTCAAGGCCCTGGTCGACGCCGCCCATGCCAAGGGCATCGGCATCCTGCTGGACTGGGTGCCCGGTCACTTCCCTACCGACCCGCATGGCTTGGGCCGCTTCGACGGCACCGCGCTTTACGAACACCAGGACCCACGGGAAGGATTCCATCAGGACTGGAACACGCTGATCTACAACTACGGTCGGACCGAGGTGCAGAACTACCTGGTGTCCAATGCGCTGTACTGGCTTGAGGAGTACCACATCGACGGGCTGCGGGTGGATGCCGTGGCCTCGATGCTGTACCGCGACTATTCGCGCCGCGCCGGCGAATGGATTCCCAACAAGGACGGCGGGCGGGAAAACTACGAAGCGATCGAGGTTCTGCAGAAGGCCAATGTCATCGCCTATGGTGAATGTCCCGGCATCATGACCGTGGCCGAGGAATCGACCGCATTCCCGGGCGTGTCTCGCCCAGTGAACCATGGCGGGCTTGGCTTCGGGTTCAAGTGGAACATGGGCTGGATGAACGACACCCTGTCCTACATGCACCGCGACCCCGTCTACCGGCAGTACCACCACCACCAGATGACTTTCGGCATCCATTACGCCTGGTCCGAGAACTTCATCCTGCCGATCAGCCATGACGAGGTGGTCCACGGCAAGGGCTCAATGCTTGGCAAGATGCCGGGCGGTGACTGGGAACGGTTCGCCAACCTGCGCGCCTACTACGGCTTCATGTGGGCGCATCCTGGCAAGAAGCTTCTGTTCATGGGGCAGGAGTTTGCGCAGGCCCGCGAATGGAACCACAACCAGAGCCTCGACTGGCACCTGCTTGAAAACGAAGACCATCGCGGGATGCAGGTTCTGGTGCGCGACCTGAACCGGCTGTACCGCGATACACCGGCCCTCCATGTGAACGACTGCCGCCCCGAGGGTTTCCTCTGGCTGGAACCCAACGATGCCGAGGCAAGCGTCTTCGCCTGGGTG from Neotabrizicola shimadae includes:
- a CDS encoding glycogen/starch/alpha-glucan phosphorylase; this encodes MMGKVLNDLSVTPNLLKAEVLRHLTFTLGKDTPNASLYDWRMALSFAIRDRIVEPWFASTRRTWAEDRKRVYYLSMEFLIGRLLEDACVNLGLREMAEEVMAEFGQDFRAIIEDEPDAALGNGGLGRLAACFMESMATLGCPAYGYGIRYEHGLFRQRFEGGQQVETPEDWLLMRHPWEFERPESQYTIGFKGEMATRDGREVWVPGETVLATAHDTPVVGWQGKWANTLRLWGAKPTTLFDLERFNRGDFAAAAEPEALARTLSRVLYPDDTTYQGKELRLKQEFFLTSAALQDILRRFKAAHSDVRKLPNHVAIQMNDTHPAIAGPELIRLLMDDHGVPFEEAAPIARECLGYTNHTLLPEALERWATFTFGNVLPRHMQIVERIDAWHKDENYHRPHYIGIVKHHEVRMGELAFIMAHKVNGVSALHSELVKKNLFPELNKLHPGRIINQTNGVTPRRWLKMCNRPLSSLITETIGPGWEDDLDRLTALEPHISEKGFRALFDSAKRTNKIALSHWIKDHCGLTVSPDALFDVQVKRIHEYKRQLLNILETIAHWHQIKAAPKGNWVPRVKIFGGKSAPGYFVAKEIIHLINDVARVVNADPETRHLLTVVYPANYNVSMAEHLIPAADLSEQISTAGKEASGTGNMKFMMNGAPTIGTLDGANVEILEQVGAENFFLFGLTAEEVMRRREDPEHSRKAIEASQPLQDVLQMIAEGRFSPDQPDRYHGLVHRVWHHDYFLVASDFDAYHAAQAQVDIAFADRDRWLRMAAMNTARSGFFSSDRTIRSYMKDIWSVTSAL
- the glgB gene encoding 1,4-alpha-glucan branching protein GlgB, whose amino-acid sequence is MTDALIDREAAKAVAEARHGDPFAVLGPHRRGGAWTVTAFVPGAERVEVLTGKTSKPVPMSEVEGAPGVFVGALPRKADYRLRAEGFGTVWEWEDPFRFGPVLGEMDEYLLGEGTHKRLWQVLGAHLITHEGVEGVHFAVWAPNAERVSVVGDFNIWDGRRHPMRRRGPTGVWEIFVPGLGEGQTYKYEIRGPGGQLLPLKADPVGFGSEHPPANASMVRPISWADWRDGEWMTRRGLAQNVDAPISVYEVHLGSWKRAPGDRMLSYLELAEQLVDYVAEMGFTHIECLPVSEYPFDGSWGYQPVGMFAPTVRHGTPREFKALVDAAHAKGIGILLDWVPGHFPTDPHGLGRFDGTALYEHQDPREGFHQDWNTLIYNYGRTEVQNYLVSNALYWLEEYHIDGLRVDAVASMLYRDYSRRAGEWIPNKDGGRENYEAIEVLQKANVIAYGECPGIMTVAEESTAFPGVSRPVNHGGLGFGFKWNMGWMNDTLSYMHRDPVYRQYHHHQMTFGIHYAWSENFILPISHDEVVHGKGSMLGKMPGGDWERFANLRAYYGFMWAHPGKKLLFMGQEFAQAREWNHNQSLDWHLLENEDHRGMQVLVRDLNRLYRDTPALHVNDCRPEGFLWLEPNDAEASVFAWVRKGRAGDPMVVAVVNMTPVERRYRLGFPAAGPWEEVLNTDAAHYGGDNRGNLGAIMADMGPWHGQEQSALVTLPPLSAIWFRQA